Proteins encoded together in one Microcaecilia unicolor chromosome 3, aMicUni1.1, whole genome shotgun sequence window:
- the LOC115465274 gene encoding C-X-C chemokine receptor type 3-like, protein MANLELHSKITLNDEDFDLLFENTSYYEYPNETNGCCSLPPCTVYKIQAFDKIFLPVFYTLVFLLGLFGNLVVMAVMLRYKHTLTSTETFILHLAIADILLVLTLPFWAVQAVLGWIFGDVFCKIIGSVFKINFYSSIFLLVCISFDRYLSIVHAVKMYKKHKTLLVHMSCLAVWGFCCLLTIPDLMFLQSVNEIRFNTIECLHNFSSNTARYWRATIRFLFHVVGFFLPLCVMVYCCSRIILTLLGSQGFQKHKDMRIIIAVVLTFILCWAPYNVVILTDTLVSFNVLNQNCDLDTQIDIGKSITSSLGYFYCCLKPFLYVFIGIKFRDNLLMLLNQIGCIGNKFMKKYLTPEQRNSTWSESGERTSSAL, encoded by the coding sequence GAGCTGCATTCCAAGATAACTTTGAATGATGAAGATTTTGATTTGTTATTTGAAAACACCAGTTACTATGAGTACCCTAATGAAACCAACGGTTGCTGCTCTCTTCCTCCCTGCACAGTGTACAAAATacaagcttttgataaaattttCCTTCCTGTATTTTATACCTTGGTTTTCTTGCTGGGGTTATTTGGGAACCTTGTCGTGATGGCTGTAATGCTAAGGTACAAGCACACTCTGACCAGTACTGAGACTTTCATTCTGCACCTTGCTATTGCAGACATCCTCCTGGTTCTGACACTTCCCTTCTGGGCAGTCCAAGCTGTTTTAGGCTGGATTTTTGGGGATGTGTTTTGCAAAATCATTGGTTCTGTCTTCAAGATCAACTTCTATTCCAGTATATTCCTGCTTGTCTGCATCAGCTTTGATCGCTATCTTTCCATTGTCCATGCTGTAAAAATGTACAAGAAACACAAGACCCTATTGGTGCATATGAGTTGCCTAGCTGTTTGGGGCTTCTGCTGCCTACTGACTATCCCAGACTTGATGTTTCTTCAGTCGGTGAATGAAATCCGTTTCAATACCATTGAATGTCTTCATAACTTCAGTTCCAACACCGCTCGTTACTGGAGGGCCACCATTCGCTTCCTATTCCACGTGGTGGGCTTTTTCCTACCCTTATGTGTTATGGTCTACTGCTGTTCTAGGATCATTCTGACCTTGCTGGGTTCTCAAGGCTTCCAGAAGCACAAAGATATGAGAATTATCATTGCCGTGGTTCTAACTTTTATCTTGTGTTGGGCTCCCTATAATGTGGTCATTCTGACAGACACTCTGGTAAGTTTCAATGTACTCAACCAAAACTGTGATCTGGATACTCAGATTGATATTGGGAAATCTATCACCTCCAGCCTCGGTTATTTCTACTGCTGTCTGAAACCCTTCCTATATGTCTTCATTGGAATCAAATTCAGGGACAACTTGTTGATGCTACTCAATCAGATTGGCTGTATTGGCAATAAGTTTATGAAGAAATATTTGACACCTGAGCAGAGAAATTCCACATGGTCTGAGTCTGGGGAAAGAACCTCTTCTGCTTTATAA